One genomic region from Kineobactrum salinum encodes:
- a CDS encoding sensor histidine kinase, with protein sequence MMLRRFQALTQLRLTVLGFVLAALPLATGIITAIVQVDALARSSREAMVSVQWRTDVSRRLSDRVGEMVRSARQYAALGDETYHGIFESRRREVLRLLDIVAADNGNPQARELLRAAHEAEQRVAELVRNVSPEAGPNSDREPYEMLRRSVTALLEQYRMQSAEQANQMSEQARELQQVLVAQAMLVIPLSGFLAVAFVVLASRPMRKLDRSVRNLGRGDLERPIEIFGTRDLVDLGDRLDWLRRRLLELEQQKSHFLRNVSHELKTPLTNIREACELLAEPASAGADEQQQRIVRILRDNSIRLQAMIEELLRFGAHGHLDDTTVKTAVPLDTLVSGVIERQGLGASARNVDLRAELQPLVARGSERQLELIVDNLLSNAIKYSPRGSTVALRLHQWQREARLDVSDRGPGIPQEYRERVFDWFFTGARPDDCLIPGTGMGLAIAREYAQRNGGDIRILETAKGTCFRLTLEVADQHDQVQ encoded by the coding sequence ATGATGTTGCGACGATTCCAGGCACTTACACAGTTGCGGCTGACAGTGCTGGGATTTGTGCTGGCAGCCCTGCCCCTGGCCACCGGCATCATTACCGCCATTGTCCAGGTGGATGCGCTCGCGCGCAGCAGCCGCGAGGCCATGGTCTCGGTGCAGTGGCGTACGGATGTCAGCCGGCGGCTGTCGGATCGGGTGGGGGAGATGGTGCGCTCCGCACGGCAATATGCTGCGCTCGGAGATGAAACCTATCACGGCATCTTCGAATCCCGGCGCCGTGAGGTTCTGAGGCTGCTGGATATTGTCGCTGCCGACAATGGCAATCCACAGGCGCGGGAACTCCTGCGAGCCGCCCACGAGGCCGAGCAGAGGGTAGCCGAGTTGGTCCGCAATGTGTCTCCTGAAGCTGGACCAAACAGTGACAGGGAGCCGTATGAAATGCTGCGCCGGTCAGTGACTGCGCTGCTGGAACAGTATCGCATGCAGTCCGCGGAGCAGGCCAACCAGATGTCGGAACAGGCGCGGGAGCTACAGCAAGTGCTGGTAGCCCAGGCCATGCTCGTCATTCCCCTGTCCGGTTTCCTGGCGGTGGCTTTTGTCGTTCTCGCCTCGCGGCCCATGCGGAAGCTCGATCGCAGCGTGCGCAATCTCGGGCGCGGCGACCTCGAGCGGCCGATAGAGATCTTCGGTACACGTGACCTGGTGGACCTGGGGGATCGTCTCGATTGGCTGCGGCGCCGTCTGCTGGAACTGGAGCAACAAAAATCCCACTTTCTCAGGAACGTCTCGCATGAGCTCAAGACCCCGCTGACCAATATCAGGGAGGCCTGTGAGCTGCTGGCAGAACCCGCCTCAGCTGGCGCGGATGAACAACAGCAGCGAATCGTCAGGATCTTGCGGGATAACAGTATCCGCTTGCAGGCGATGATAGAGGAACTGCTTCGCTTTGGCGCTCACGGCCATCTGGACGATACCACCGTCAAGACAGCGGTACCCCTGGATACGCTGGTGAGCGGCGTTATCGAGCGGCAGGGACTGGGTGCCAGTGCCCGCAATGTCGACCTGCGGGCTGAGCTTCAGCCGCTTGTTGCCCGCGGCAGCGAGAGGCAGCTGGAGCTGATTGTCGATAACCTGCTTTCAAATGCGATCAAATATTCTCCCCGCGGCAGTACCGTGGCGCTCAGGCTGCACCAGTGGCAACGGGAAGCGCGGCTGGATGTCTCCGACAGGGGGCCGGGCATTCCGCAGGAGTACCGGGAGCGGGTATTCGACTGGTTTTTTACCGGAGCCAGGCCTGACGATTGCCTGATCCCCGGTACAGGCATGGGGTTGGCAATTGCCCGGGAATATGCGCAGCGCAACGGCGGCGACATCCGCATTCTGGAAACCGCCAAAGGGACCTGTTTTCGGTTGACACTGGAGGTCGCTGATCAGCATGATCAAGTACAGTAG
- a CDS encoding DUF2797 domain-containing protein, which produces MQTALAETVAYQMVLGDNRVALNAHLGQALELRFLGTVNCIHCDRVTSKSFNQGYCYPCFRRLAQCDNCIVSPEKCHFHLGSCREPDWGETHCMTDHVVYLANTSGLKVGITRHSQVPTRWMDQGATQARPIFRVSNRLQSGLVETLFKTHIADKTNWQAMLKGPSPAADLEAERRRLMDECADDITALQRRFGLQAISVLAEQPETTIHYPVLKYPARVKSFNLDKTPVVAGTLLGIKGQYLIFDTGVINLRKYGGYQAVLSLI; this is translated from the coding sequence ATGCAGACCGCACTGGCGGAAACGGTAGCCTACCAGATGGTGCTGGGAGACAACCGGGTGGCATTGAATGCTCATCTGGGGCAGGCCCTTGAGCTGCGCTTTCTCGGTACTGTCAACTGCATCCACTGCGACCGTGTGACCAGCAAGAGTTTCAATCAGGGTTACTGTTATCCCTGCTTCCGGCGCCTGGCCCAGTGTGACAATTGCATTGTCAGCCCGGAAAAATGCCACTTCCACCTGGGCAGCTGCCGCGAGCCGGACTGGGGCGAGACGCATTGCATGACCGACCATGTGGTCTATCTGGCCAATACCTCGGGCCTGAAAGTGGGCATTACCCGCCACAGCCAGGTGCCCACGCGCTGGATGGATCAGGGCGCGACCCAGGCCCGGCCCATTTTCCGGGTCAGTAACCGGCTGCAGTCCGGGCTGGTGGAGACGCTGTTCAAGACCCATATTGCCGACAAAACCAACTGGCAGGCCATGCTCAAGGGGCCGTCGCCAGCGGCCGACCTGGAAGCCGAACGCCGGCGCCTGATGGATGAGTGCGCTGACGATATCACCGCACTGCAGCGGCGCTTCGGCCTGCAGGCCATCAGCGTATTGGCCGAACAACCGGAAACCACGATTCACTACCCGGTGCTGAAATATCCGGCCAGGGTCAAATCCTTCAATCTGGACAAGACACCGGTGGTGGCTGGCACCCTGCTGGGGATCAAGGGACAGTACCTGATCTTCGACACAGGGGTGATCAACCTGCGCAAATACGGCGGCTACCAGGCCGTCCTGTCACTCATCTGA
- a CDS encoding NAD(+) kinase has translation MQTGFDRIGLVGRSQQDGLVEVLRELIALLQAHERELILETRLGELVPEIALTRGSLDEIGEDSDLVIVVGGDGSLLSAARTLAKYETPVLGVNRGRLGFLTDITPDDIATQVPAVLAGEYVRESRFLLDARVVRDGKTVGRADALNDVVVNSGTSAQMIEFELYINDVFVYRQRADGLIISTPTGSTAYSLSGGGPIMHPTLDAVVLVPMFPHALSSRPIVVDGTSEIRLDILERNRIHPPITCDGQVNMTARPGDAVVVTKKPHRLTLLHPVGHSFYASCRDKLRWNNALVN, from the coding sequence ATGCAGACAGGGTTTGACAGGATTGGTCTGGTAGGGCGCAGCCAGCAGGACGGTCTGGTTGAAGTGCTGCGGGAGCTGATCGCGCTGCTACAGGCTCACGAGCGGGAGTTGATCCTTGAAACCCGGCTGGGGGAACTGGTGCCGGAGATAGCGCTGACGCGAGGCAGCCTTGACGAAATTGGCGAGGACAGCGATCTGGTGATTGTGGTCGGTGGCGATGGCAGCCTGCTCAGCGCGGCTCGTACGCTGGCCAAGTATGAGACCCCGGTGTTGGGGGTCAACCGCGGCCGGCTGGGTTTCCTGACAGATATCACGCCGGACGACATCGCCACCCAGGTGCCGGCGGTGCTGGCCGGGGAATATGTGCGCGAGAGCCGTTTCCTGCTGGATGCCAGAGTAGTGCGCGACGGCAAGACGGTAGGCAGGGCCGATGCCCTGAATGATGTGGTGGTAAACTCCGGCACCTCGGCCCAGATGATTGAATTCGAGCTCTATATCAACGATGTCTTTGTCTATCGGCAGCGGGCGGACGGCCTGATTATTTCAACCCCGACCGGCTCCACGGCCTACTCGTTGTCCGGTGGCGGACCCATCATGCATCCGACGCTGGATGCTGTGGTGCTGGTGCCGATGTTCCCCCACGCGCTGAGCAGCCGTCCCATCGTGGTGGACGGCACCAGCGAGATCAGGCTCGACATTCTCGAGCGCAACCGCATTCATCCACCCATCACCTGCGATGGCCAGGTCAATATGACGGCCCGTCCCGGCGATGCAGTGGTGGTCACCAAGAAGCCTCACCGCCTGACCCTGCTGCACCCGGTGGGACACAGTTTCTATGCCAGCTGCCGGGACAAACTGCGCTGGAACAACGCTCTGGTCAACTGA
- a CDS encoding lmo0937 family membrane protein, with the protein MMLILLAVVLAGLWLLGMTGAFSMFGFLHLLLILAFILVLVRIMQSTGGAGGRSQVSDQT; encoded by the coding sequence ATGATGTTGATCCTGTTGGCAGTGGTTCTCGCCGGCCTGTGGCTGCTTGGTATGACAGGCGCCTTTTCCATGTTCGGCTTTCTGCACCTGCTGCTGATTCTGGCTTTCATTCTGGTACTCGTGAGGATCATGCAGAGTACCGGCGGTGCCGGAGGTCGATCGCAGGTTTCAGACCAGACCTGA
- a CDS encoding Crp/Fnr family transcriptional regulator has translation MNMRKPVNLHPAVNQNLFLAALPAETKALVLADLQQVSVKSGEILDQPDTEQSYIFFPTDTVISLQYVIECGKASEIMTISRDGIVGISNWLAIGGSYVQAVVQRAGNAYCIRGQSFKQKFDRDAALRSLTLRYLQSMISSTAQAAACNRHHTIDQQLCRKLLLLLDQTVGMELRLTHEAIAQALGVRREGVTQAAARLRDLGVIDYRRGRIEVLDRQLLEQLSCECYQAIKTQNARLLPYLNSGLAGKANKTRYGSVLPRAHAY, from the coding sequence ATGAACATGCGCAAGCCAGTCAATCTGCATCCGGCGGTAAACCAGAACCTGTTTCTCGCCGCCCTGCCTGCGGAAACGAAAGCCTTGGTACTGGCTGATCTGCAGCAGGTGTCCGTCAAATCCGGGGAGATCCTGGATCAGCCCGATACCGAACAAAGCTATATCTTCTTTCCCACGGATACCGTCATTTCACTGCAGTATGTGATCGAATGTGGCAAGGCCAGCGAGATCATGACAATCAGCAGGGATGGTATCGTTGGCATTTCCAACTGGCTCGCCATTGGGGGCAGCTATGTGCAGGCCGTGGTGCAGCGGGCGGGCAATGCATACTGTATCCGGGGCCAGTCTTTCAAGCAAAAATTTGACCGCGACGCAGCGCTGCGCAGTCTGACCCTGCGCTATCTGCAATCCATGATCAGCAGTACAGCGCAGGCTGCTGCCTGCAACCGACACCATACCATCGATCAACAACTGTGCCGCAAGCTGCTGCTGTTGCTGGACCAGACGGTGGGCATGGAATTGCGCCTGACCCATGAAGCCATAGCGCAGGCACTGGGCGTGCGTCGGGAGGGTGTCACCCAGGCGGCCGCCAGACTGCGTGATCTCGGCGTTATCGATTACCGGCGCGGGCGTATTGAGGTACTGGATCGTCAATTGCTTGAGCAATTGAGCTGCGAGTGCTATCAGGCGATCAAGACCCAGAACGCCCGCCTGCTGCCGTATCTCAACAGCGGATTAGCTGGCAAAGCCAACAAGACTCGGTACGGCAGCGTACTACCGCGGGCCCATGCCTATTAA
- a CDS encoding rhomboid family intramembrane serine protease, which produces MPKGHTALRVAAGENLAPFLSLLQQHRVPCRVYEAGGEQVLEVASASQAVEVAALYRAWRAGEISLERQPVLTRQAADAGADWRAAGVTLLLIVLSIGGFLLVYVGPLSWMAPFTFAPFSVQGRALQFGTMGHEYWRLITPAFLHFGWLHIVFNSLWLWELGNRVERALGHVHLLGLFLVVAIVSNGSQYLFSGPTIFGGMSGVVYGLLGFSWVGARLQPRWHFQPSRAIMALMLGWLLLCLAGVIEVLGFGAIANAAHVGGLLAGGILGVLLALLSRASRDSSGPRQV; this is translated from the coding sequence ATGCCCAAAGGACATACAGCCCTGCGGGTGGCCGCGGGAGAAAATCTTGCGCCCTTCCTGTCCCTGCTGCAGCAGCACCGGGTTCCCTGCCGCGTCTACGAAGCGGGTGGGGAGCAGGTGCTGGAAGTGGCCAGTGCTTCCCAGGCGGTTGAAGTGGCTGCCCTGTACCGGGCCTGGCGCGCCGGTGAGATAAGCCTTGAGCGGCAGCCGGTGCTGACCCGGCAGGCCGCGGACGCAGGCGCGGACTGGCGTGCCGCTGGCGTTACCCTGCTGCTTATTGTGCTGAGCATCGGCGGCTTCCTGCTGGTGTATGTGGGGCCGTTGTCATGGATGGCGCCGTTCACTTTCGCGCCATTTTCGGTACAGGGCAGAGCATTGCAATTCGGCACCATGGGACATGAATACTGGCGCCTGATCACCCCGGCCTTCCTGCACTTCGGCTGGTTGCACATCGTCTTCAACAGCCTCTGGCTGTGGGAACTGGGCAACCGGGTGGAGCGGGCGCTGGGTCATGTGCATCTGCTGGGGCTGTTCCTGGTGGTCGCGATAGTGTCCAACGGCAGCCAGTACCTGTTCAGCGGGCCGACGATTTTCGGTGGCATGTCGGGCGTGGTCTACGGCCTGCTGGGTTTCAGCTGGGTGGGCGCACGGCTGCAGCCACGCTGGCACTTCCAGCCCAGCCGCGCGATCATGGCACTGATGTTGGGGTGGCTTTTGTTGTGCCTGGCCGGTGTGATCGAAGTGCTCGGTTTTGGCGCCATTGCCAATGCCGCCCATGTCGGCGGCCTGCTGGCGGGCGGCATTTTGGGCGTGCTGCTGGCATTGCTGTCGCGCGCCAGCCGGGACAGCAGCGGGCCACGGCAGGTATAA
- a CDS encoding sigma 54-interacting transcriptional regulator: MTADIRVLVVDDDPDLLQLLAIRLQRAGMQVETVDSAQRALASLQHRQPSVMVSDLKMDGMDGLGLLEQVGVKFPLLPVVLLTAHGTIPDAVAATKQGAFAFLTKPLNAEELIATIKRAARSNCLASTGETEAVPPWRQGIVSRSAVMESLLQQVELIAASNASIIIESESGTGKEVLARAIHTASPRAQKPFVALNCTAIPEELFESEMFGHVKGAFTGAARERDGYFQSADGGTLFLDEVAEMPLPFQAKLLRVLQEMMVQPLGSDRAQKIDVRIISATNRNLEEAIANGSFREDLYYRLSVVNLQLPSLGERREDIPLLANHFLELFRSEGVARGFTAEAMELLLTAPWPGNVRQLANVVQQCVVLCRSELIPADLVERALRRKPQDFTGFADARDQFELEYLNKLLHTTQGNIAQAARLAQRNRSEFYKLLKKHELNPADYRPEE; encoded by the coding sequence GTGACAGCAGATATCCGTGTCCTCGTCGTGGACGACGATCCGGACCTGTTGCAGTTGCTTGCCATCCGGTTGCAGCGCGCCGGCATGCAGGTGGAAACCGTCGACAGTGCTCAGCGGGCGCTGGCTTCATTGCAGCACAGGCAGCCGTCGGTGATGGTGAGCGACCTGAAGATGGACGGCATGGATGGGTTGGGCCTGCTGGAACAGGTGGGGGTCAAGTTTCCACTGCTGCCGGTTGTGCTGCTGACGGCGCACGGTACCATTCCGGATGCGGTGGCGGCGACCAAGCAGGGTGCTTTTGCCTTTCTGACCAAACCGCTGAACGCCGAGGAGTTGATCGCCACCATCAAGCGCGCCGCGCGTTCCAATTGCCTTGCCTCCACAGGCGAGACGGAAGCGGTGCCTCCGTGGCGGCAGGGGATTGTGTCGCGCAGTGCAGTGATGGAGTCCCTGCTGCAACAAGTGGAACTGATCGCAGCCAGCAACGCGAGCATCATCATCGAGAGTGAGAGCGGCACCGGCAAGGAGGTGCTGGCGCGGGCGATCCATACCGCCAGTCCGCGCGCCCAGAAGCCTTTTGTGGCGCTCAATTGTACCGCCATTCCGGAAGAGCTGTTCGAGAGTGAAATGTTCGGCCACGTCAAGGGCGCCTTTACCGGCGCAGCCAGGGAACGTGACGGCTATTTTCAGAGCGCGGACGGAGGCACCCTGTTCCTGGACGAGGTGGCGGAAATGCCGCTGCCGTTCCAGGCCAAGCTGCTGCGGGTGTTGCAGGAAATGATGGTGCAGCCACTGGGTTCTGACCGGGCCCAGAAGATCGACGTACGCATCATATCCGCCACCAATCGCAATCTCGAAGAGGCTATCGCCAACGGGAGCTTCCGTGAAGATCTCTACTATCGCCTGAGCGTGGTCAACCTGCAACTGCCCAGTCTGGGTGAACGGCGCGAGGACATTCCGCTGCTGGCCAATCATTTTCTGGAACTTTTCCGGTCCGAGGGCGTTGCCAGAGGCTTCACTGCGGAGGCGATGGAATTGCTGCTGACCGCCCCGTGGCCCGGTAATGTCCGGCAGCTGGCCAATGTTGTGCAGCAGTGCGTGGTGTTGTGCCGCTCAGAACTGATACCCGCAGACCTGGTGGAGCGGGCCCTGCGTCGCAAGCCGCAGGATTTTACCGGCTTCGCCGATGCCCGGGACCAGTTCGAGCTCGAGTATCTCAATAAGCTGCTGCATACCACCCAGGGCAATATCGCGCAGGCGGCCCGTCTCGCGCAGCGCAACCGTTCCGAGTTCTACAAACTGCTGAAGAAGCATGAGCTGAACCCTGCTGACTACCGGCCGGAGGAATGA
- a CDS encoding phytanoyl-CoA dioxygenase family protein, with amino-acid sequence MHGADPYPTRRREVGPAFPRLEPVIHSRNQNRWDGPLDEFSLSRYERDGFLWFEGFFASERILPFFQELTELERNPELMASDQIIKDPESGELRSVFAMHELSEGFSALTRDPRILGMVRQLLGGMPIFTSRGSTTSMASTATASTGTLISKPGTPRTGCRVCGR; translated from the coding sequence ATGCACGGTGCCGACCCATATCCCACCCGGCGCAGGGAAGTCGGGCCAGCGTTCCCCAGGCTCGAACCGGTCATCCATTCCCGCAATCAGAATCGCTGGGATGGGCCGCTGGATGAGTTTTCGCTGTCGCGCTACGAACGGGACGGGTTTCTGTGGTTTGAAGGTTTCTTCGCCAGCGAGCGTATCCTGCCTTTTTTCCAGGAGCTGACTGAACTGGAACGAAACCCTGAGTTAATGGCCTCGGACCAGATCATCAAAGATCCGGAGAGCGGGGAGCTGCGCTCCGTTTTCGCCATGCATGAACTGTCCGAGGGTTTCAGTGCATTGACCCGGGATCCGCGCATTCTGGGCATGGTCCGCCAGTTGCTGGGGGGGATGCCTATATTCACCAGTCGCGGATCAACGACAAGTATGGCTTCAACGGCAACGGCTTCAACTGGCACTCTGATTTCGAAACCTGGCACTCCGAGGACGGGATGCCGCGTATGCGGGCGGTGA
- the lipA gene encoding lipoyl synthase, with product MADSKLIPTVQIASGAKFTNERGITAIKDGIKAAALGEARLPKPDWLRIRARGGASYEKVKGIVHQHRLATVCEEAKCPNMSECWSAGTATIMLMGDVCTRACRFCAVNTGNPRGWLDPEEPANTAESVRLMGLKYVVLTSVNRDDLADGGAAHYAACVRRVKQTNPATAVEALTPDFLGVLADVETVVNSGIAVFAQNVETVRRLTHPVRDPRAGYEQTLAVLAHAKSVRPDVLTKTSLMLGLGETEQEILATMDDLREAKVDIVTFGQYLQPTANHFPIDRYLAPGSSNTTGNGVWKRASWRSCPACLCVPATGRNRCSVRTTWGSHKASIGIFLLVPSVTPGPVAASIGNPGRHVCPDAEPWFPELPWQRPGNSPRELWRPL from the coding sequence ATGGCTGACAGCAAGCTTATTCCCACCGTGCAGATCGCCAGCGGTGCGAAATTCACCAATGAGCGTGGCATCACAGCGATCAAGGATGGCATCAAGGCGGCGGCCCTGGGCGAGGCTCGCCTGCCGAAGCCGGACTGGCTGCGAATCCGGGCCCGCGGTGGCGCCAGTTACGAAAAAGTGAAGGGCATCGTCCATCAGCACCGGCTGGCAACGGTGTGTGAGGAGGCCAAGTGTCCCAACATGAGCGAGTGCTGGAGTGCCGGCACTGCCACCATCATGCTGATGGGAGACGTCTGTACCCGTGCCTGCCGTTTCTGTGCGGTCAATACCGGCAACCCGCGCGGCTGGCTGGATCCCGAGGAGCCCGCCAACACCGCCGAATCAGTGCGCTTAATGGGGCTCAAGTACGTGGTGTTGACCTCGGTCAATCGTGACGACCTGGCCGATGGCGGCGCCGCTCATTACGCAGCCTGCGTGCGCCGGGTGAAGCAGACCAATCCCGCCACGGCGGTGGAGGCACTGACTCCCGATTTCCTGGGCGTCCTGGCCGACGTGGAAACAGTGGTAAATTCCGGCATAGCAGTGTTTGCGCAGAACGTAGAGACTGTCAGGCGTCTCACCCATCCGGTGCGCGACCCTCGCGCCGGGTACGAGCAGACGCTGGCGGTGCTGGCCCACGCCAAGAGTGTACGGCCGGATGTGTTGACCAAGACCAGCCTGATGCTGGGCCTGGGCGAGACTGAGCAGGAGATCCTTGCCACCATGGACGACTTGCGGGAGGCGAAGGTCGATATTGTGACTTTTGGCCAGTATCTGCAACCGACAGCGAACCACTTTCCCATCGACCGCTACCTGGCCCCCGGGAGTTCGAACACTACCGGCAACGGGGTCTGGAAAAGGGCTTCCTGGAGGTCGTGTCCGGCGTGTTTGTGCGTTCCAGCTACCGGGCGGAACAGGTGCTCAGTAAGAACAACGTGGGGCTCTCATAAAGCCAGCATCGGCATCTTCCTGCTCGTCCCTTCAGTGACTCCCGGCCCGGTAGCAGCGTCCATTGGCAATCCGGGCCGGCACGTGTGTCCGGACGCGGAGCCGTGGTTTCCCGAATTGCCGTGGCAGCGCCCCGGCAACAGTCCGCGGGAGCTGTGGCGCCCGTTGTGA
- a CDS encoding YeaC family protein, with product MDYLQMIETLSPEVYQDLRRAVELGKWRDGRPLTAPQRANAMQAVIAWGERHLPPEQRVGYIDKGHKSGSQCEEPGVSVLAWRDRATEQ from the coding sequence ATGGATTACCTGCAAATGATCGAGACCCTGTCGCCGGAGGTCTATCAGGACCTGCGGCGCGCGGTGGAGCTGGGCAAATGGCGCGATGGCCGTCCGCTGACCGCGCCCCAGCGAGCCAATGCGATGCAGGCTGTCATCGCCTGGGGTGAACGGCATTTGCCACCGGAGCAACGGGTGGGTTATATCGACAAGGGCCACAAGTCCGGCAGCCAGTGTGAGGAGCCAGGTGTAAGCGTGCTGGCCTGGCGCGACCGCGCCACGGAGCAATAG
- a CDS encoding phytanoyl-CoA dioxygenase family protein has protein sequence MHQSRINDKYGFNGNGFNWHSDFETWHSEDGMPRMRAVSASLMLTDNNEFNGPLMLIPGSHQYFIPCAGETPANHWRDSLKSQRLGIPDQEILRELASRGGIEAPKGPPGSLLLFECNTLHASNKNLSPWPRSNLFFVYNGVDNHLQAPTGGTEPRPEFLGARRNTAPLDMLDPVHPWERRGWDYPQR, from the coding sequence ATTCACCAGTCGCGGATCAACGACAAGTATGGCTTCAACGGCAACGGCTTCAACTGGCACTCTGATTTCGAAACCTGGCACTCCGAGGACGGGATGCCGCGTATGCGGGCGGTGAGCGCATCGCTGATGCTGACCGACAACAATGAATTCAATGGCCCCCTGATGCTGATTCCCGGCTCCCACCAGTATTTCATTCCCTGCGCAGGCGAAACGCCTGCCAACCACTGGAGGGACTCGTTGAAAAGCCAGCGCCTGGGCATACCCGATCAGGAAATCCTCAGAGAGCTTGCCTCGCGTGGTGGAATAGAGGCACCCAAGGGTCCACCGGGGTCTCTACTGTTGTTTGAATGCAACACCCTGCATGCCTCCAACAAGAATCTTTCACCGTGGCCACGTTCCAATCTGTTCTTTGTCTACAACGGCGTCGACAACCACTTGCAGGCGCCGACCGGGGGCACCGAGCCAAGACCGGAGTTTCTCGGCGCTCGCCGCAATACTGCCCCGCTGGACATGCTCGATCCGGTGCATCCCTGGGAACGGCGCGGCTGGGACTATCCGCAGCGATAG
- a CDS encoding Crp/Fnr family transcriptional regulator, whose protein sequence is MTKTPPPASRNRLLAALPAQDQHRFLTVCEEVKLESGSLLSRTGDPVSFVYFPCESFISLMAPATNPGSLEVGLVGTEGMLGTSLLLGVAEAPLPALVQGEGGAWRIAADDFLRQLREQPALRRRLERYLYVTLLQLAQAAACNRFHRLEERVARWMLMTLDRCHSASFHMTHEFLASMLGVRRAGVTGAARALKEQGLIDYRRGELTVIDHTGLLDAACSCYGHDGAVYARILGS, encoded by the coding sequence GTGACGAAAACCCCGCCTCCCGCTAGTCGCAATCGCCTGCTGGCGGCCCTTCCTGCGCAGGACCAGCACCGTTTTTTGACGGTCTGTGAGGAAGTGAAGCTGGAGTCCGGGAGCCTGCTGTCGCGGACAGGCGACCCTGTCAGTTTTGTGTATTTTCCCTGCGAGAGTTTTATTTCCCTGATGGCCCCGGCGACCAATCCCGGCAGCCTGGAGGTGGGCCTGGTCGGTACCGAGGGCATGCTCGGAACCTCACTGCTGCTGGGTGTGGCCGAGGCACCGCTGCCGGCGCTGGTGCAGGGCGAGGGTGGGGCGTGGCGCATCGCAGCAGATGACTTTCTGCGCCAGCTGCGGGAGCAGCCGGCGCTGCGGCGGCGTCTGGAGCGCTATCTGTACGTGACGCTGCTGCAGCTGGCCCAGGCTGCGGCCTGCAACCGTTTCCACCGCCTGGAGGAGCGGGTGGCCCGCTGGATGCTGATGACCCTGGATCGCTGCCACTCGGCCAGTTTCCACATGACTCACGAATTTTTGGCCAGCATGCTGGGCGTGCGGCGCGCCGGCGTTACCGGCGCCGCGAGAGCGCTGAAGGAACAGGGTCTGATCGATTACCGGCGCGGCGAGCTGACCGTGATTGATCACACAGGCCTGCTGGACGCCGCCTGTAGTTGCTATGGCCATGATGGTGCTGTGTACGCCAGGATTCTGGGAAGTTAA